Proteins encoded by one window of Aphis gossypii isolate Hap1 chromosome X, ASM2018417v2, whole genome shotgun sequence:
- the LOC126552928 gene encoding uncharacterized protein LOC126552928 encodes MSNLFTSYSAITPPEAFTSESYSPDMFPSSSELMDGNQQREFSPSMLDLPQLRTPSEYHKLIVGIMETSTQSSMRPTTSNDWGDDANENAELCKHMDQYEQSIVKNAASDDWANNEEENAELNKHMDEYEWWGSDFDNINKLFLNKHP; translated from the exons atgtcaaatttattCACTTCGTATAGTGCTATA aCTCCACCTGAAGCATTTACATCGGAATCATACTCACCAGATATGTTCCCTTCGTCATCGGAACTGATGGATGGAAATCAACAGAGAGAATTTTCCCCTAGTATGTTAGACTTGCCGCAGTTAAGGACACCCAGCgagtatcataaattaatcgTTGGAATAATGGAAACTTCTACACAATCTTCGATGAGACCTACTACGTCTAATGATTGGGGAGATGACGCTAATGAAAATGCTGAGTTGTGCAAACACATGGACCAGTATGAACAATCGATTGTGAAAAATGCTGCTTCTGATGACTGGGCCAACAACGAAGAAGAAAATgctgaattaaataaacatatggATGAGTATGAGTGGTGGGGTAGTGAtttcgataatattaataaattatttttaaacaaacatccgtaa